A genomic window from Fibrobacter sp. includes:
- a CDS encoding pseudouridine-5'-phosphate glycosidase has protein sequence MLKYIDFEPDARKALEDGSAIVALESAGAFDGIPYPENRDTIQTLANRVREQGAIPAHIVIKDGRIKVGLSDEEIEEFAKKQGKLIKASRRDIPMLIAQKKDAIMTIAATMLIADLVGIKVVAGGGIGGVHRGAETSMDISADLEELAVSNVVCVCSGAKSILDLGLTLEYLETKSIPVIGYGTDKLPAYMARESDFNVDYRADDVETIARAFDAKMALKLEGGLLVTNPIPEKYAVNANEMNRAIEKAVKEAVWDDIKGKAITPYLLRSVKNQMGAESVEAQKHLRLNNAELAAKIAKALP, from the coding sequence ATGCTTAAATACATCGATTTCGAACCAGACGCCCGTAAAGCCCTTGAAGACGGTTCAGCAATCGTCGCCCTGGAATCAGCCGGTGCATTTGACGGAATCCCCTACCCCGAGAATCGTGACACCATCCAGACCCTGGCCAACAGGGTTCGCGAACAGGGAGCCATTCCCGCCCACATCGTCATCAAGGACGGCCGTATCAAGGTTGGCCTTTCCGATGAAGAAATCGAGGAATTCGCCAAGAAGCAAGGCAAGCTGATCAAGGCTTCCCGCCGAGACATTCCCATGCTCATCGCCCAGAAGAAGGACGCCATCATGACCATCGCCGCCACCATGCTTATTGCAGACCTGGTGGGAATCAAGGTGGTTGCCGGAGGCGGAATCGGTGGCGTGCACCGCGGTGCAGAAACATCCATGGACATCTCCGCCGACCTGGAAGAGCTGGCCGTAAGCAACGTGGTCTGCGTCTGTTCCGGAGCCAAGTCCATCCTGGATTTGGGTCTGACCCTGGAATATCTTGAAACCAAGAGCATTCCTGTCATTGGCTACGGCACCGACAAGCTCCCCGCCTACATGGCCCGCGAAAGCGACTTCAACGTGGATTACCGCGCCGACGATGTTGAAACCATCGCCCGCGCCTTCGACGCCAAGATGGCTCTGAAGTTGGAAGGAGGCCTCCTGGTCACCAACCCCATTCCGGAAAAGTACGCCGTGAACGCCAACGAAATGAACCGCGCCATCGAAAAGGCCGTGAAGGAAGCTGTGTGGGACGACATCAAGGGAAAGGCCATCACTCCTTACCTGCTCCGTAGCGTCAAAAACCAGATGGGCGCCGAAAGCGTAGAAGCCCAGAAGCACCTGCGTCTGAACAATGCGGAGCTGGCAGCAAAGATCGCCAAGGCTCTTCCGTAA
- the ilvC gene encoding ketol-acid reductoisomerase: MNYFNTLPLRRQLEELGHCRFMEASEFANGTDALKGKKIVFVGCGAQGLHQGLCLRASGLDVSYALRKEAIETKRKSYLNATENGFTVGTFEELIPQADLVCNLTPDKQHHNVIPTLMPLMKKGAALSYSHGFNIVEEGQEIRKDITVIMVAPKGPGSEVWTEYQRGFGMPSLIAVHPDNDPEGKGWDYAKAYAVGLHANRPGVLESAFVAEVKSDLMGEQTILCGMLQTGTILCYDKMVKEFGVEPAYAVKLIQYGWETICEALKHGGITNMMDRLSNPAKIRATELAEKMKKIMRPLYQQHQDNIISGKFSSTMMVDWEAGDKDLLAWRAATGELEFEKVAATDKAISEQEYFDRATLMVAMIKAGVELAFETMCSVGIKPMSAYYESLHETPLIANLIARKKLYEMNRVISDTAEYGCYLFANACVPLLKDFMATEITKEDIGAIYGEGKTTAVDNEQLIKVNANIRKHPVEEIGAWLRARMTGMSEALKGADVAIYH; this comes from the coding sequence ATGAATTACTTCAATACACTTCCGCTGCGTCGTCAGCTCGAAGAACTTGGCCACTGCCGTTTCATGGAAGCATCTGAATTTGCCAATGGCACCGATGCTCTCAAGGGCAAGAAGATTGTTTTCGTTGGTTGCGGTGCTCAGGGCCTTCATCAGGGTCTCTGCCTCCGTGCTAGCGGTCTCGACGTTTCCTACGCTCTCCGTAAGGAAGCTATCGAAACCAAGCGCAAGTCCTACTTGAACGCTACCGAAAACGGCTTCACCGTTGGTACTTTTGAAGAACTCATCCCGCAGGCTGACCTGGTTTGCAACCTCACACCGGATAAGCAGCACCACAACGTGATCCCCACCCTCATGCCGCTCATGAAGAAGGGTGCAGCTCTCTCCTACAGCCATGGCTTCAACATCGTTGAAGAAGGTCAGGAAATCCGTAAGGACATCACCGTGATCATGGTTGCTCCGAAGGGCCCGGGTTCCGAAGTTTGGACCGAATACCAGCGTGGTTTCGGTATGCCGAGCTTGATCGCCGTTCATCCGGACAACGACCCCGAAGGTAAGGGCTGGGACTATGCCAAGGCTTACGCTGTTGGCCTCCATGCAAACCGTCCGGGCGTTCTCGAAAGTGCTTTCGTTGCAGAAGTTAAGTCTGACCTCATGGGCGAACAGACCATCCTCTGCGGTATGCTCCAGACCGGCACCATCCTCTGCTACGACAAGATGGTCAAGGAATTCGGTGTAGAACCGGCATACGCAGTCAAGCTCATCCAGTACGGCTGGGAAACCATTTGCGAAGCCCTCAAGCACGGCGGCATCACCAACATGATGGACCGTCTCTCCAACCCGGCTAAGATCCGCGCAACCGAACTGGCTGAAAAGATGAAGAAGATCATGCGTCCTCTCTATCAGCAGCATCAGGACAACATCATCTCCGGCAAGTTCTCCTCTACCATGATGGTGGACTGGGAAGCTGGTGACAAGGACCTCCTGGCATGGCGCGCTGCTACCGGCGAACTGGAATTCGAAAAGGTTGCTGCTACCGACAAGGCTATCAGCGAACAGGAATACTTCGACCGCGCAACTCTCATGGTCGCTATGATCAAGGCTGGCGTGGAACTGGCATTCGAAACCATGTGCTCCGTCGGCATCAAGCCCATGAGCGCCTACTACGAATCCCTCCACGAAACTCCGCTCATCGCAAACCTCATTGCTCGTAAGAAGCTCTACGAAATGAACCGCGTTATCTCCGATACCGCTGAATACGGTTGCTACCTCTTCGCAAACGCTTGTGTGCCTCTGCTGAAGGACTTCATGGCAACTGAAATCACCAAGGAAGATATCGGCGCTATCTACGGCGAAGGCAAGACCACTGCAGTTGATAACGAACAGCTCATCAAGGTCAACGCCAACATCCGTAAGCACCCGGTTGAAGAAATCGGTGCATGGCTCCGTGCCCGCATGACCGGTATGTCTGAAGCTCTCAAGGGCGCAGACGTCGCTATCTATCACTAA
- a CDS encoding EAL domain-containing protein codes for MVDFQQIAESFEPAIVNREFSVYFQPQYNHSTGALIGSEALVRWISPKYGFISPADFIPALEEMGVIPTLDLYVFEEVCRFLRKCIDEGKSLARISVNMSRNDILCEDYIERLEKLRVKYDVPTKLIHVELTETAAVAGPNVVINAIRKLHDLGYTVEMDDFGSGYSSLNVLKDIDFDVLKLDLKFIGGAIGSERGGTILSSVVRMAKWLKLPVIAEGVETIEQADFLKSVGCDYIQGYLYSKPIPAEEYEKLLSGKTIGSIVPQMNIDQFVDAGKFWNPASMETLIFSNFVGAASIVEVGNDFETLDILRVNQKYVRELGMNLSESEIISFKPYDTLEGESKRIYRETLRKVVATREEQECETWRIIKSECCGTERICIRSSIQIIGESKVSRLFYVMVRNITVEKNALDTMRDSERRFKAASEQANIYYWEYSIATKEMRPCFRCQRDLGLPPLVRNYPEPLIENGTFPEDFADMYRDIMHQIDGGAKRLEAIIPLTKERVPYHVRYTTEFDENGNPIKAYGSATKVVDK; via the coding sequence ATGGTAGACTTCCAACAAATTGCTGAATCATTTGAACCCGCGATTGTGAATCGTGAGTTCTCTGTGTATTTCCAGCCACAGTACAATCACTCCACTGGAGCTTTGATTGGTTCTGAAGCCCTGGTCCGTTGGATTTCTCCCAAGTACGGATTTATTTCCCCGGCCGATTTTATTCCCGCTCTTGAAGAGATGGGCGTTATTCCTACTCTGGACTTGTACGTTTTTGAAGAAGTTTGCAGGTTCCTCCGCAAGTGCATTGATGAGGGGAAGTCCCTTGCCCGCATTTCGGTGAACATGTCCCGCAACGACATCCTTTGTGAAGACTACATCGAACGTCTTGAAAAACTTCGCGTAAAGTATGATGTCCCCACAAAGTTGATTCATGTAGAATTGACGGAAACTGCCGCCGTTGCAGGTCCTAACGTTGTTATTAACGCCATCAGAAAGCTCCATGACCTGGGCTATACCGTGGAAATGGATGACTTCGGCAGTGGCTACTCCTCCTTGAATGTGCTGAAGGATATTGATTTCGATGTCCTGAAGCTGGACTTGAAATTTATCGGCGGCGCCATCGGCAGTGAACGTGGCGGCACCATATTGAGCTCCGTTGTCCGTATGGCCAAGTGGCTCAAGCTTCCGGTGATTGCTGAAGGCGTGGAAACAATTGAACAGGCTGACTTCCTGAAGAGTGTGGGCTGCGACTACATCCAGGGTTACCTTTATTCCAAGCCGATTCCGGCAGAAGAATACGAAAAACTGCTGAGCGGGAAGACCATCGGTTCCATCGTTCCCCAGATGAATATCGACCAGTTTGTAGATGCGGGCAAGTTCTGGAATCCGGCTTCCATGGAAACCTTGATTTTCAGTAACTTTGTGGGCGCCGCTTCCATCGTTGAAGTGGGCAATGATTTTGAAACTCTGGATATCCTCCGCGTGAACCAGAAGTACGTTCGGGAACTGGGAATGAATTTGTCCGAAAGCGAAATCATTTCCTTCAAGCCCTACGATACATTGGAAGGCGAATCCAAGAGGATTTACAGGGAAACCCTTAGGAAGGTTGTGGCCACCCGCGAAGAACAGGAATGCGAAACCTGGCGCATCATCAAGTCTGAATGCTGTGGCACGGAACGCATCTGCATCCGCAGTTCTATCCAGATTATTGGCGAAAGCAAGGTGAGCCGCCTGTTCTATGTGATGGTTCGGAACATCACTGTAGAAAAGAACGCCCTTGATACCATGCGGGATAGCGAACGCCGTTTCAAGGCCGCCAGCGAACAGGCTAACATTTACTACTGGGAATACTCGATTGCCACGAAGGAAATGCGTCCCTGTTTCCGCTGCCAGCGTGACCTGGGCTTGCCGCCCCTTGTCCGGAATTATCCGGAACCTTTGATCGAGAACGGGACTTTCCCGGAAGATTTTGCAGATATGTACCGCGACATCATGCACCAGATCGATGGGGGAGCCAAGCGTCTGGAAGCCATAATTCCTTTGACCAAGGAAAGGGTCCCTTACCATGTCCGTTACACCACGGAATTCGATGAAAACGGTAACCCGATCAAGGCTTACGGATCAGCCACCAAGGTGGTGGACAAGTGA
- a CDS encoding DUF1846 domain-containing protein: MFKVGFDNDAYLRTQSEKIAERIAKFGGKLYLEFGGKLFDDHHASRVLPGFAPDSKIRMLEKLKDKAEVIIAVNANDIEKNKVRGDLGITYDQDVLRLIDAFRGYGLYVSSVVLTRWQDQPSALAYQKKLEGLGLKVYRHYPIAGYPNNIPLVVSDDGYGKNQFVETTRELVVVTAPGPGSGKMAVCLSQIYHENTRGVKAGYAKFETFPIWNIPLKHPVNLAYEAATADLNDVNMIDPFHLEAYGKTTINYNRDVEVFPVLNALFTRILGESPYKSPTDMGVNMAGNCIVDDEAVSEAAKQEIIRRYFNTLCDVRKGNADKDQVYKQQLVMEQAHISVEDRPVVAAAVKRSEETNGPAVAIELQDGAIIAAKTSSLLGASSAMLLDALKHLAGIPDEVRLLSPMVIEPIQNLKTKQLGHTNPRLHMDEVLVALSVCALTDYNAKIALEKLPELRHCDVHSSVILSQVDVGVFRRLGVNLTSEPNYQTSKLYHT, translated from the coding sequence ATGTTCAAAGTTGGTTTTGATAACGACGCGTACCTGAGAACGCAGTCCGAGAAGATTGCCGAACGTATTGCAAAGTTCGGCGGAAAGCTTTACCTTGAATTCGGCGGCAAGCTGTTTGATGACCACCACGCAAGCCGCGTTTTGCCGGGCTTCGCACCGGACTCCAAGATCCGCATGCTTGAAAAGCTGAAGGACAAGGCTGAAGTCATTATTGCTGTTAACGCAAACGATATCGAAAAGAACAAGGTCCGCGGCGACCTGGGCATTACCTATGACCAGGACGTTCTCCGCTTGATCGACGCCTTCCGCGGTTACGGCCTCTATGTGAGCAGCGTTGTGCTGACTCGTTGGCAGGACCAGCCCAGTGCTCTTGCTTACCAGAAGAAGCTTGAAGGCCTCGGCCTCAAGGTCTATCGCCATTACCCCATTGCAGGCTACCCCAACAACATTCCTCTGGTAGTGAGCGACGACGGTTACGGCAAGAATCAGTTTGTGGAAACTACCCGCGAACTGGTTGTGGTTACCGCTCCGGGTCCGGGAAGTGGAAAGATGGCTGTGTGCCTTTCCCAGATTTATCACGAAAATACCCGCGGCGTCAAGGCCGGCTATGCTAAGTTCGAAACCTTCCCGATTTGGAACATTCCTCTGAAGCACCCGGTGAACCTGGCTTACGAAGCTGCAACTGCAGACTTGAACGATGTGAACATGATCGACCCGTTCCATCTGGAAGCCTACGGCAAGACCACCATCAACTACAACCGCGACGTTGAAGTGTTCCCGGTTCTGAATGCATTGTTCACCCGCATCCTTGGCGAATCTCCGTACAAGAGCCCCACCGACATGGGCGTGAATATGGCTGGCAACTGCATCGTCGATGACGAAGCTGTTAGCGAAGCTGCAAAGCAGGAAATCATCCGCCGCTACTTCAACACCCTTTGCGACGTCCGTAAGGGCAACGCTGACAAGGACCAGGTTTACAAGCAGCAGCTCGTGATGGAACAGGCTCACATCAGCGTTGAAGACCGCCCGGTTGTTGCCGCAGCAGTCAAGCGCTCTGAAGAAACCAATGGTCCTGCAGTTGCTATTGAATTGCAGGACGGTGCAATCATCGCTGCAAAGACGTCCTCTTTGCTTGGAGCTTCTTCCGCAATGCTCCTGGATGCTCTCAAGCACTTGGCTGGCATTCCGGATGAAGTCCGCTTGCTGTCTCCCATGGTCATTGAACCCATTCAGAACTTGAAGACCAAGCAGCTGGGCCATACCAATCCCCGCCTCCACATGGACGAAGTGCTGGTGGCTCTCTCTGTTTGCGCCCTCACGGATTACAACGCAAAGATCGCCCTGGAAAAGCTTCCGGAACTCCGTCACTGCGATGTTCACTCCAGCGTGATCCTGTCCCAGGTTGACGTGGGCGTGTTCCGCCGTCTCGGTGTGAACTTGACTTCTGAACCGAATTATCAGACTAGCAAATTATATCATACTTAA